In Psychrobacter sp. JCM 18902, a single window of DNA contains:
- a CDS encoding peptide MFS transporter has translation MSTESKSEVSAAELAALDNGFMGHPKPLRPLFFTEMWERFSYYSIRPLLVLFMVATVGSGGFGFDEVTASAIYGIFAGSLYLAAVPGGWLADNWLGQERALWWGSIIIALGHLCIALSAMFGMTLFFVGLMCIVLGSGLFKTCISVMVGTLYPKGDARRDSGFTLFYMGINIGALLAALIVGVFKEKGMWHVGFGVGGLGMLASLLIYRFSAKKTLNRYARAKNITPEWEQTTGRFKNVGRWVGGFLALLAAITVLVSTGIMPFNPEMVAQYMTYLIAAVVILYFAIMFISPRLDKTDKLRLLICFILIIGSTLFWSSFEQQPTSFNLFADRYTDLNVLGFEVPSIWFQSLNPLFILILAPIISIVWVKLANRGLEPNSMVKFALGMLFAAAGFALMIFASKSILTSDGGLASPLWLVGSLLLLTLGELALSPVGLSAMTKLAPKGMQGQMMGLFFASLALGNLVAAFFGGQVSADKIEGLPGLFTMMTIFLVVTAVVLLALAKPINNMLQKSERADKLS, from the coding sequence ATGAGTACAGAATCAAAGTCAGAGGTTAGTGCTGCTGAATTGGCAGCACTAGATAATGGATTTATGGGGCACCCTAAGCCGCTACGTCCATTGTTTTTCACAGAAATGTGGGAGCGATTCTCTTATTATAGTATCCGTCCACTATTAGTATTATTTATGGTAGCGACCGTCGGTAGTGGCGGTTTTGGTTTCGATGAGGTCACAGCTTCTGCTATCTATGGTATTTTTGCTGGTTCGTTATATTTAGCGGCAGTACCGGGTGGCTGGTTGGCTGATAATTGGCTCGGTCAAGAGCGTGCACTGTGGTGGGGTAGTATTATTATCGCCCTTGGTCATTTGTGTATCGCACTATCCGCTATGTTTGGGATGACGCTGTTTTTTGTGGGTTTGATGTGTATCGTTCTCGGTTCAGGCTTATTTAAAACCTGTATCTCCGTGATGGTCGGAACGTTGTACCCCAAAGGCGATGCACGCCGTGATAGTGGTTTTACTCTATTTTATATGGGTATCAATATCGGTGCGCTACTGGCTGCCCTTATCGTTGGCGTATTTAAAGAAAAAGGTATGTGGCATGTAGGCTTTGGTGTCGGTGGTCTTGGCATGTTAGCTTCACTATTGATTTATCGTTTTTCAGCTAAAAAAACCTTAAATCGTTATGCTCGTGCCAAAAACATTACGCCTGAATGGGAACAAACGACTGGACGTTTCAAAAATGTAGGTCGCTGGGTTGGCGGGTTTCTTGCGCTACTTGCTGCCATTACTGTCTTAGTGTCGACTGGTATTATGCCATTTAACCCTGAAATGGTTGCTCAGTATATGACTTACCTCATTGCGGCAGTCGTCATATTATACTTTGCTATCATGTTTATTTCACCGCGATTGGACAAAACTGACAAGCTGCGTTTGTTAATTTGTTTTATCTTAATCATCGGCTCGACGCTATTTTGGTCAAGCTTTGAGCAGCAGCCAACGTCTTTTAACCTGTTCGCTGATCGCTATACAGACCTGAATGTTTTAGGCTTTGAAGTGCCTAGTATTTGGTTCCAATCGCTTAATCCCTTATTTATTTTAATATTAGCACCGATCATCAGCATTGTTTGGGTCAAGCTTGCCAATCGAGGCCTTGAGCCAAATAGTATGGTAAAGTTTGCGCTTGGTATGTTGTTTGCCGCCGCAGGCTTTGCTTTGATGATATTTGCCTCAAAAAGCATTTTGACTAGCGATGGTGGATTGGCTTCACCTTTATGGCTAGTGGGTAGTTTATTATTGCTGACCCTTGGTGAGTTGGCGCTCAGTCCTGTTGGTCTGTCTGCAATGACTAAGCTTGCGCCAAAAGGTATGCAAGGTCAGATGATGGGGCTTTTCTTTGCTTCTCTCGCTTTAGGTAATTTGGTTGCTGCGTTCTTTGGTGGTCAAGTATCAGCAGATAAGATCGAAGGGTTGCCGGGCTTATTTACGATGATGACGATCTTTTTGGTGGTCACAGCCGTTGTCTTATTGGCATTAGCCAAACCGATCAATAATATGCTGCAAAAAAGCGAGCGTGCAGATAAGCTGAGCTAA